One window of the Vicinamibacterales bacterium genome contains the following:
- a CDS encoding lysylphosphatidylglycerol synthase transmembrane domain-containing protein: MQDLLARATRSTLVRLVITGAILAYLSTRIDMGDAARAVAAISRPHLAVVLVLVLVDRAVMILRWILLLRASGIAISTADATRLFLVSSFVGSFLPAGVGADAARAYGLARESTTGSEALASVAVDRVLGVLSLVSMGVAGVVAWAPEGRSDWRMVGAVAVVGGACVAAFWADQWIRWAVPAHRHGRSVTRRVLRLSDAVSRYRTRRGVLAHVMAWSLVVQLLRITQAYLLGLGLGMTVPFSYFLLFMPVGLLMLLLPISISGFGLPQGVIVWLLRPMGVDDSAAFALSTLIVLTGLAGNLPGLWLWLKARGIRQPEG; encoded by the coding sequence GTGCAGGACCTCCTCGCCCGCGCGACCCGGTCCACGCTGGTCCGGCTGGTCATCACCGGGGCCATCCTCGCTTACCTCTCCACCCGCATCGACATGGGCGACGCCGCGCGCGCGGTGGCGGCGATCAGCCGGCCCCACCTCGCCGTCGTCCTGGTGCTGGTGCTGGTCGATCGCGCCGTGATGATCCTGCGCTGGATCCTGCTGCTGCGGGCCAGCGGCATTGCCATTTCCACGGCCGACGCCACGCGGCTGTTCCTGGTGAGTTCGTTTGTCGGCAGCTTCCTGCCCGCGGGGGTCGGCGCGGATGCGGCGCGGGCCTACGGTCTGGCCCGCGAGTCCACGACCGGCAGCGAGGCGCTGGCGTCGGTGGCGGTGGATCGCGTCCTCGGGGTGCTGTCCCTGGTGTCGATGGGCGTGGCTGGCGTCGTGGCGTGGGCGCCCGAAGGCCGCAGCGACTGGCGGATGGTCGGCGCCGTGGCCGTGGTCGGCGGCGCCTGCGTGGCGGCCTTCTGGGCGGACCAGTGGATCCGCTGGGCGGTGCCCGCGCATCGCCACGGGCGGTCGGTCACACGGCGGGTGCTCCGCCTGAGCGACGCCGTGAGCCGGTACCGCACCCGCCGCGGCGTGCTGGCCCACGTGATGGCGTGGTCCCTGGTGGTCCAGTTGCTGCGGATTACCCAGGCTTACCTGCTGGGTCTTGGGCTGGGCATGACCGTGCCGTTCAGCTACTTCCTGCTGTTCATGCCGGTCGGGCTGCTGATGTTGCTGCTCCCCATCTCGATCAGCGGTTTCGGTCTGCCGCAGGGCGTGATCGTGTGGCTGCTCCGGCCGATGGGCGTGGACGACAGCGCCGCCTTCGCCTTGTCTACGCTCATCGTCCTGACCGGGCTCGCCGGGAACCTGCCTGGGCTGTGGTTGTGGCTGAAGGCGCGAGGGATCCGACAACCTGAAGGTTAG
- a CDS encoding NAD-dependent epimerase/dehydratase family protein → MTPLTHILVTGGAGFIGSHVTRALLAKGLQVTVLDNLSMGRREVVPDGARFVQGDVRDRAAVTAALAGVDGVIHLAAQVTIRGSFDRFYEDLDTNLMGTANIVRLVDPARVRWFTLASSMAVYADCPAPMPIAEGYTTEPLSPYGIGKLAAERVCRQMLSSVGVPLTVLRFFNTFGPGQSYTPYVGVITIFVTRLLRGEAPVILGDGEQQRDFVHVDDITDGVLASLGHAEGTFNLGSGRSTSLNVLSRLLIDRLGRDLAPTYEPAREGELRFSVADITAARRAFGYAPQRSLETHLEDVIADVSARPGK, encoded by the coding sequence GTGACGCCGCTCACGCACATCCTCGTGACCGGCGGCGCCGGCTTCATCGGCTCCCACGTGACGCGGGCGCTGCTGGCGAAGGGCCTCCAGGTGACCGTGCTCGACAACCTGTCGATGGGGCGTCGTGAGGTGGTGCCGGATGGCGCGCGGTTCGTGCAGGGCGACGTGCGCGACCGGGCCGCGGTAACCGCGGCCCTGGCCGGCGTCGATGGCGTCATCCACCTCGCCGCGCAGGTCACCATCCGCGGCAGCTTCGATCGGTTCTACGAGGACCTCGACACCAACCTGATGGGCACGGCGAACATCGTGAGGTTGGTCGATCCGGCGCGCGTGCGCTGGTTCACGCTGGCGTCATCGATGGCGGTCTACGCGGATTGCCCGGCGCCCATGCCCATTGCGGAGGGCTACACCACCGAGCCACTGTCGCCGTACGGCATCGGCAAGCTGGCGGCGGAGCGGGTGTGCCGGCAGATGCTGTCGAGCGTGGGCGTGCCGCTGACGGTCCTGCGCTTCTTCAACACGTTCGGCCCCGGGCAAAGCTACACGCCGTACGTTGGGGTGATCACGATCTTCGTGACGCGGCTGCTGCGTGGAGAGGCGCCGGTGATTCTCGGCGACGGCGAGCAGCAGCGCGACTTCGTGCACGTGGACGACATCACTGATGGCGTGCTCGCCTCGCTCGGCCACGCCGAGGGGACGTTCAACCTGGGAAGCGGGCGCAGCACGTCGCTCAACGTGCTGTCGCGGTTGTTGATCGATCGCTTGGGCAGGGACCTCGCGCCCACTTACGAGCCGGCGCGAGAGGGCGAACTGCGGTTCTCGGTCGCCGACATCACCGCGGC
- a CDS encoding sugar phosphate nucleotidyltransferase, with the protein MPDLGSRMVGVILAAGKGARMFPFSDQHPKPILPILNRPLISRQIDVMRDLGITTIYVVVGHLGYQIASVLGGGATLGVDLHMVGQEGTLGLAHAVGALEPYVQAPFLLMLGDIHFHLKAPLRPLMDDVFEGRCNASLVSMYEPDPAMVRRNFVIQADGTGRVSRVIEKPRYVDSQLKGCGLYVFDQHIFDAIRRTPRTAMRDEYEITTSIQILIDDGYVVKHHPIVERDLNLTKPEDLLLINLLELKRHGLASVIDPTAAIPPGATIDNSVIGAHVEVRYPIRISNSVIMPGVVVDSTTDLDAVVLTGEHSVHCPTVVAGLRS; encoded by the coding sequence GTGCCTGATCTCGGTTCGCGAATGGTCGGCGTGATCCTGGCCGCCGGCAAGGGCGCGCGGATGTTCCCCTTCTCGGATCAACATCCCAAGCCGATCCTGCCCATCCTCAACCGGCCGCTGATCTCGCGGCAGATCGACGTGATGCGGGACCTCGGCATCACCACGATCTACGTGGTGGTCGGCCACCTCGGCTACCAGATCGCCAGCGTCCTCGGCGGGGGCGCCACCCTCGGCGTGGACCTGCACATGGTCGGGCAGGAAGGCACGCTCGGCCTCGCCCACGCGGTGGGGGCGCTGGAGCCGTACGTGCAGGCGCCGTTCCTGCTAATGCTCGGCGACATTCACTTCCACCTGAAGGCGCCGCTGCGACCGCTGATGGACGACGTGTTCGAGGGCCGCTGCAACGCCAGTCTGGTCAGCATGTACGAGCCCGACCCGGCCATGGTCCGGCGCAACTTCGTGATCCAGGCGGACGGCACCGGCCGCGTGTCCCGCGTGATCGAGAAGCCGCGCTACGTCGACAGCCAGTTGAAGGGCTGCGGCCTCTACGTGTTCGACCAGCACATCTTCGACGCCATCCGCCGCACGCCGCGCACCGCCATGCGCGACGAATACGAGATCACCACCAGCATCCAGATCCTGATCGACGACGGCTACGTCGTGAAGCACCACCCCATTGTCGAGCGCGACCTCAACCTGACCAAGCCCGAGGACCTGCTCCTGATCAACCTGCTGGAGCTGAAGCGGCATGGGCTGGCCTCCGTCATCGATCCCACGGCCGCGATACCGCCGGGCGCCACGATCGACAACAGCGTCATTGGCGCCCACGTCGAGGTGCGCTACCCCATCCGGATCTCGAATTCGGTGATCATGCCGGGCGTGGTCGTGGATTCCACCACCGACCTGGATGCCGTGGTGTTGACCGGCGAGCACTCCGTCCACTGCCCCACTGTGGTCGCCGGCCTGCGGTCGTGA
- a CDS encoding class I SAM-dependent methyltransferase — translation MAEPSTFYKSFSEKKLTTYGSSRRGRIEQHRLGLLHRFKPAPGDMVEVGPGHGTLAEQAVEAGWNYTAIEASPILIDVLRQKGLRVIESWAPPIPVPDASMDVVYADQVLEHMSGIDAARAFTAEALRALRPGGVLFVVVPDYLKERTFFWDVDYTHNFVTTERRVKQLFNDGGFEIQHVERGIGMATGVARDALAAGALLVNIPGMDALSRYTGTVDLLFKIRKNLFETLTFVARKPAAG, via the coding sequence GTGGCTGAGCCGTCCACCTTCTACAAGTCGTTCTCCGAAAAGAAGCTGACCACCTATGGCAGCTCGCGCCGAGGGCGCATCGAGCAGCATCGCCTCGGTCTGCTCCATCGCTTCAAGCCGGCCCCAGGCGACATGGTCGAAGTGGGCCCAGGTCACGGCACGCTGGCCGAGCAGGCGGTCGAGGCCGGCTGGAACTACACGGCCATCGAGGCGAGCCCCATCCTGATCGACGTGCTGCGCCAGAAAGGCCTGCGCGTGATCGAATCCTGGGCACCGCCGATTCCCGTGCCGGACGCCAGCATGGACGTGGTCTACGCCGACCAGGTGCTCGAGCACATGAGCGGCATCGATGCGGCACGGGCGTTCACGGCCGAGGCGCTGCGGGCGCTGCGCCCGGGCGGGGTGTTGTTCGTGGTGGTGCCCGACTATCTCAAGGAGCGCACCTTTTTCTGGGACGTGGACTACACGCACAACTTCGTGACGACCGAGCGCCGCGTCAAGCAGCTGTTCAACGATGGCGGCTTCGAGATTCAACACGTCGAACGCGGCATTGGCATGGCGACGGGCGTGGCGCGTGACGCGCTGGCGGCCGGCGCGCTGTTGGTGAACATTCCCGGGATGGACGCGCTGTCGCGCTACACCGGGACGGTAGACCTGCTCTTCAAGATCCGCAAGAACCTCTTCGAAACCCTGACCTTCGTCGCCAGAAAACCCGCGGCCGGGTGA
- a CDS encoding glycosyltransferase family 2 protein, with the protein MPRERLSVLVPVWNERPTIEKLLNAVVAVDAGVDLEVLVADDGSTDGTREILSAIQLPGVKVIFMDENVGRGGVIKHLWTLATGSIIVHQDADLEYDPQDYKQLVAPILAGQADVVYGSRFKGSIERMRWLNRMGNLVMTGASRGLYGVQLTDLMTCYKMYRRPLIEGLRIRANGFDFEAEFTARLAQRGARFAEVPVSFYGRTFEEGKKIRAFDAVRVMRELVRCKFEGESRA; encoded by the coding sequence ATGCCTCGTGAACGCCTGAGCGTGCTGGTGCCCGTGTGGAACGAGCGCCCCACCATCGAGAAACTCCTCAACGCCGTGGTCGCGGTGGATGCCGGCGTGGACCTCGAGGTCCTGGTCGCCGACGACGGGTCCACGGACGGCACCCGCGAGATCCTGTCGGCCATTCAGCTGCCAGGCGTGAAGGTCATCTTCATGGACGAAAACGTCGGGCGCGGCGGCGTCATCAAGCACCTGTGGACGCTGGCCACCGGCAGCATCATCGTGCACCAGGACGCCGACCTCGAGTACGACCCCCAGGACTACAAGCAGCTGGTGGCGCCCATTCTCGCCGGGCAGGCCGACGTCGTCTACGGCAGCCGCTTCAAGGGCTCGATCGAGCGGATGCGGTGGCTGAATCGCATGGGTAACCTGGTCATGACCGGCGCCAGCCGTGGGCTCTACGGCGTGCAGCTGACCGACCTGATGACGTGCTACAAGATGTACCGCCGGCCGTTGATCGAGGGCCTGCGCATTCGCGCCAACGGCTTCGACTTCGAGGCCGAGTTCACGGCGCGGCTGGCGCAACGCGGGGCGCGGTTCGCGGAAGTGCCAGTCAGCTTCTACGGCCGCACCTTCGAGGAAGGCAAGAAGATCCGCGCCTTTGACGCGGTGCGCGTGATGCGCGAGCTGGTCCGCTGCAAGTTCGAGGGAGAGTCCCGTGCCTGA
- a CDS encoding radical SAM protein: MAQTYAAKYLAKAAMSAPRDFVRAAVAKYTPLHPTVFIFHCTFVCDARCEMCSNWTRGNRKEDMTLEQIEEAFSSPLWKDIENASLSGGEPTTRNDMVEICRVMIDKFPKLRKLTLNTTGITHHRAIPMLTKVVQLCNERNIIFSMRVSIDGVNEMHGSVRNVRNAFEKAGKTIAAMQELQKTYKFNFGISSTIFSQNLADADNILAWAKKEKLDIVFNMVRFTDAMLGNSELEAGMKPIGAEEQTMRNFFMDRVRQDPLLDGQNYIYMHYADMIANGYHRTAPCPFQTQGVMLNPNGDLFFCENSEIMGNVTKEDAEAIYFRETSQAHRKEIRDHKCPTCLSPCQMNVAAIKQVVPYARFLVRASMEKRRSGSRAPLPPPSVPAVPPAAAL, translated from the coding sequence ATGGCACAGACATACGCCGCCAAGTACCTCGCCAAAGCGGCGATGAGCGCCCCCCGCGATTTCGTTCGCGCCGCGGTCGCCAAGTACACCCCGCTTCATCCGACGGTCTTCATCTTCCATTGCACGTTTGTGTGCGACGCCCGCTGCGAGATGTGCAGCAACTGGACGCGCGGCAACCGCAAGGAAGACATGACGCTCGAGCAGATCGAAGAAGCGTTCAGCTCGCCGCTGTGGAAGGACATCGAGAACGCGTCGTTGTCGGGTGGCGAGCCCACCACGCGCAACGACATGGTCGAGATCTGCCGCGTGATGATCGACAAGTTCCCGAAACTGCGCAAGCTGACGCTCAACACCACCGGCATCACGCATCATCGCGCCATTCCGATGCTGACCAAGGTGGTCCAGCTGTGCAACGAGCGCAACATCATCTTCTCGATGCGCGTCTCGATCGACGGCGTGAACGAGATGCACGGCTCGGTCCGCAACGTCCGCAACGCCTTCGAAAAGGCCGGCAAGACCATTGCCGCGATGCAGGAACTGCAGAAGACCTACAAGTTCAACTTCGGGATTTCGTCGACCATTTTCTCGCAGAACCTCGCCGACGCCGACAACATCCTGGCGTGGGCGAAGAAGGAAAAGCTCGACATCGTCTTCAACATGGTGCGCTTCACCGACGCCATGCTCGGCAACAGCGAGCTCGAGGCGGGCATGAAGCCGATCGGCGCCGAAGAGCAGACGATGCGGAACTTCTTCATGGATCGCGTGCGGCAGGATCCGCTGCTCGACGGCCAGAACTACATCTACATGCACTATGCGGACATGATCGCCAACGGCTATCACCGCACCGCGCCCTGCCCGTTCCAGACGCAGGGCGTCATGTTGAACCCGAACGGCGACCTGTTCTTCTGCGAGAACAGCGAGATTATGGGCAACGTGACCAAGGAGGACGCGGAAGCCATCTACTTCCGCGAGACGTCACAGGCCCATCGCAAGGAAATCCGCGACCACAAGTGCCCGACCTGCCTCAGCCCGTGCCAGATGAACGTGGCCGCCATCAAGCAGGTGGTGCCGTACGCGCGTTTCCTGGTGCGCGCCTCGATGGAGAAGCGGCGCAGCGGTTCGCGCGCGCCGCTGCCGCCGCCGTCGGTCCCCGCGGTGCCGCCGGCCGCCGCGCTCTGA